One window of the Terriglobia bacterium genome contains the following:
- the nuoB gene encoding NADH-quinone oxidoreductase subunit NuoB, which yields MIFDVVKRSLQSPNVLIPVEHLLGDCRGSRLPDVHAAMLTNAIAERVVAACPTSALSYRDRKLSLNYGDCIGCGRCIEAGEGALCAAEKLTCCGVSKQGLVRTWNIEDGVELLADEAVLTAAAAEIRSIVGRALNIREVDAGSCNGCEGEIIALTNPYYDLERFGIHFVASPKHADLLLVTGPVTKNMSEAVRQTYEATPSPKLVVAVGACGCTGGIFAGSDSVVGGVEKVIPVDAYIPGCPPTPAMLLSGILQALRHGS from the coding sequence ATGATTTTCGACGTTGTGAAACGCAGTTTGCAGAGTCCGAACGTGTTGATTCCGGTCGAACATCTACTGGGCGATTGCCGCGGTAGCCGTCTGCCGGACGTGCATGCGGCCATGCTGACCAACGCCATTGCAGAACGCGTGGTCGCGGCCTGTCCAACCTCCGCACTGAGCTACAGAGATAGGAAGCTGAGCCTCAACTATGGCGACTGTATTGGCTGCGGACGCTGTATTGAAGCCGGTGAGGGGGCGCTTTGTGCCGCGGAAAAACTCACCTGTTGCGGGGTTTCCAAGCAGGGCCTGGTGCGAACATGGAACATCGAAGATGGTGTTGAACTGCTTGCGGATGAAGCCGTATTGACCGCCGCTGCCGCCGAAATTCGTAGCATTGTCGGACGGGCGCTGAATATCCGCGAAGTAGATGCTGGTTCCTGCAATGGTTGCGAAGGCGAAATCATCGCACTCACGAATCCCTACTACGACTTGGAGCGCTTCGGGATCCATTTCGTCGCTTCCCCGAAACACGCGGACCTGCTGTTGGTAACGGGACCCGTTACGAAGAACATGTCCGAAGCCGTCCGGCAAACGTACGAGGCGACGCCCTCGCCCAAACTGGTCGTTGCTGTCGGCGCGTGCGGTTGCACCGGAGGTATCTTTGCCGGCAGCGATTCGGTGGTCGGCGGCGTTGAGAAGGTTATTCCCGTAGACGCCTACATTCCGGGTTGTCCGCCGACTCCTGCCATGCTCCTTTCAGGTATTTTGCAGGCGTTACGCCATGGCTCATGA
- a CDS encoding APC family permease yields the protein MSAGTTTSPARLRRTLKLWNLIIIGIIIIQPTAPMGIYGVVSNKGHGHVVSAILIAMVAMLFTAISYGRMARIYPSAGSAYTYVGQEVSPAMGYLTGWSMVMDYVLNPLICVAFCAKAAMNIVPGISFYLWAIFFAILFSAFNLFGIKTSARLNEWLCAVMVAVVVVFIGAVVKYVIAMPGRAPGFFTHPFYNPETFNQGGLFRATSVAVLTYIGFDGISTLSEEAENPERNILYATVLVCLITGILSGIEVYGAQLVWGSKLFPSDTVESAFATISGVAGGRWLFQTINFILLIANIGSGMGSQLAAARLLYGMGRGDALPKKFFGVIEPKRRIPRNNVLAVGAFALLGAIALEALSTRLGGGAYEIGAQLLNFGAFIAFMGVNLSSFVHYCMRGRQWTMSQVAPPVLGFVICFFIWLNLSNAAKIVGASWVVVGMLYGAYRTRGFKKDLVNFDIPAEE from the coding sequence ATGTCCGCCGGTACCACCACATCGCCTGCCAGATTACGCCGCACCCTGAAGCTGTGGAACCTGATCATCATTGGAATCATCATCATCCAGCCCACCGCTCCGATGGGAATATATGGCGTGGTCAGCAACAAAGGCCACGGCCACGTTGTTTCGGCGATCCTCATCGCCATGGTCGCCATGTTGTTCACGGCTATCAGCTACGGAAGGATGGCGCGCATTTATCCCAGCGCCGGTTCCGCATATACATATGTCGGACAGGAAGTCTCGCCTGCAATGGGATATCTGACCGGATGGAGCATGGTGATGGATTACGTGCTCAATCCCCTCATCTGCGTGGCGTTTTGCGCTAAAGCGGCGATGAATATTGTCCCGGGAATATCGTTTTATTTGTGGGCAATATTCTTCGCGATTCTTTTTTCCGCTTTCAACCTGTTCGGAATCAAGACTTCGGCCCGTCTGAACGAATGGTTGTGCGCCGTGATGGTTGCGGTCGTGGTCGTCTTTATAGGCGCGGTCGTGAAATACGTCATAGCCATGCCGGGCCGCGCTCCAGGGTTCTTTACTCACCCGTTTTATAATCCGGAGACCTTCAATCAGGGTGGCCTATTTCGTGCGACGTCCGTCGCGGTGCTGACCTACATTGGCTTTGACGGAATCTCAACGCTTTCGGAAGAAGCTGAAAATCCCGAACGCAACATCCTGTACGCCACCGTGCTGGTTTGCCTGATTACGGGGATACTCTCCGGAATTGAAGTCTATGGGGCACAACTTGTGTGGGGATCGAAACTGTTTCCTTCGGACACAGTTGAATCTGCGTTTGCGACGATCTCCGGCGTGGCGGGTGGCCGATGGTTATTTCAAACCATCAATTTCATTCTCCTGATCGCAAATATTGGTTCCGGAATGGGCTCGCAATTGGCAGCCGCCCGGTTGCTCTATGGCATGGGTCGTGGCGACGCGCTACCGAAGAAGTTTTTCGGAGTCATCGAACCAAAACGACGCATCCCACGCAACAACGTTCTCGCCGTCGGTGCATTCGCGTTGCTTGGAGCCATCGCGCTGGAAGCTCTTTCGACTAGACTCGGCGGCGGCGCCTACGAGATCGGAGCCCAACTACTGAATTTTGGCGCGTTCATTGCCTTCATGGGAGTAAACCTTTCGTCGTTCGTCCACTACTGCATGCGAGGGCGCCAGTGGACGATGTCGCAGGTTGCTCCTCCCGTGCTCGGATTCGTCATCTGCTTCTTCATTTGGCTGAACCTGTCGAACGCCGCAAAGATCGTTGGAGCCAGTTGGGTCGTTGTCGGAATGTTGTATGGTGCCTATCGGACCAGAGGGTTTAAGAAGGACCTCGTCAATTTCGATATCCCAGCGGAGGAGTGA
- a CDS encoding TonB-dependent receptor: protein MPMSFRGVAQIRAVAFFVSIFITIHALGQATGTLRGKVSDTRGRTVDGARVLLYVGNRAEVKATAVSDQLGHFEFVDLAPASDYRLRVTHTGYVNIEAAGISLRPAETKQLQITLDSRRALKNAVTEIKGFGVEEQVRTLPVRGQASGSLETLTPGAGATGGTFGSFPINGSRAQYNTYIVSGTNNLDPFRNAEAIGQGGAFGAPAVLLPLDAIQEIEVRTNTGAEYGPSGAAVLTTIKAGGPQLHGSMFEFFDNDKLAANNFYNNAFGRPRPEFRNNQFGFTVGGPLPFHNHFFSSYEGQHERVGVTFASRFPTQGEIATATSLVEGSGRSVNALAAPILALYPSSLGEGQLSFSDLGRSDGNTLTLKLDHGKSADNNISGTYAVGANRQSFPQGHFGLGGGSRLPAYASQSHTVVQLFAAGWQRALSPQLLNSARVGYSRYYETTFPGDESFDATTIGLNTGVSSTRDFGLPEIDIAPGEYENIGAPLSLPRGRASNVYDFSDGISWNRGTHQWKFGGDFTLLQENAFTDTGMRGRLVFDGSQLGDQLTSDFAIASLVDLLAGLPAPGVTTIARGDSQRYVREHRWAAYIEDGWQLRPALKVTLGLHYDQFSVPREKQGRLSNFVPGSGLLLVGSPGLAHEYQPNYGDFAPRAAFSLGLGGSRTLSGGWGMYFNPHSFDELMDNSGNSNSILAGPIFNPIGSSAIFTITPPAPVPFGSGIQIFGPATPQPPFDVFAVSTHLPDPRYQDFNLALEQRLGAQSFRIAYYGTRGTNLPVVIDINQSTPGSSDPVSEQSRRPFAASFSEFRVINTLSDIAQSNYNSLQVSAQRSAANVTFRASYTFSKSLDDASGAGGFHGGPPQDSRNLRMDYGRSDFDIRHRFTVSYAWRVPSPTGVPGWLHALTSNWQLNGITTLQTGGPINITLPFDNSGTGEFRDRPNLVGNPHVPFDPLGPYLNPAAFAQPVPGTYGNLGRNAFSGPGLNDFDMSFVKSQQLHGDWWLRLRAEFFNIWNHPNFANPSTTYGSGFRLTSTPDSFNPYFGNGSPRNIQLVAEFEF, encoded by the coding sequence ATGCCGATGTCGTTTCGTGGGGTTGCTCAAATTCGCGCGGTTGCATTTTTTGTATCCATCTTTATCACAATTCACGCACTCGGACAGGCGACCGGCACTCTGCGCGGCAAGGTATCAGATACGCGCGGCCGTACAGTCGACGGTGCCCGGGTGCTGCTCTATGTCGGGAATCGCGCCGAGGTGAAGGCAACCGCGGTGAGCGATCAGCTTGGGCACTTCGAATTCGTCGATCTTGCACCTGCGAGCGACTATCGGTTACGCGTTACGCACACTGGGTACGTCAACATTGAAGCTGCGGGCATTTCGCTGCGGCCCGCGGAGACCAAGCAGCTGCAGATCACGCTGGACTCGCGGCGCGCGCTTAAAAATGCGGTGACTGAGATTAAGGGCTTCGGCGTGGAAGAGCAAGTGCGCACGTTGCCAGTACGCGGGCAGGCATCCGGCAGTCTCGAGACACTGACCCCTGGGGCCGGCGCAACCGGGGGAACATTTGGATCGTTTCCTATTAACGGCAGCCGTGCGCAGTACAACACCTACATAGTAAGCGGTACGAATAATCTCGACCCGTTTCGTAATGCGGAGGCCATCGGGCAGGGTGGCGCGTTTGGTGCCCCAGCAGTTCTGCTGCCGCTCGATGCCATCCAGGAAATTGAAGTGCGAACCAACACCGGCGCTGAGTATGGCCCATCAGGAGCCGCGGTGCTGACGACGATTAAGGCCGGTGGGCCGCAACTGCACGGGTCGATGTTCGAGTTCTTCGATAACGACAAGTTAGCCGCGAACAATTTCTACAACAATGCCTTTGGACGCCCGCGTCCCGAATTTCGGAACAACCAGTTCGGATTCACCGTTGGCGGCCCCCTGCCGTTTCACAACCATTTCTTCAGTTCCTATGAAGGGCAGCACGAGCGCGTCGGCGTGACGTTTGCATCTCGATTCCCCACGCAGGGCGAAATTGCCACAGCAACATCGCTCGTCGAGGGAAGTGGCCGTTCGGTGAACGCCCTGGCCGCGCCCATTCTCGCGCTCTATCCATCTTCGCTCGGCGAGGGCCAGCTCAGCTTTTCTGATCTCGGGCGTAGCGACGGCAACACGCTCACACTGAAACTGGATCATGGCAAGAGCGCTGATAACAATATCTCGGGGACATACGCTGTCGGCGCGAACCGCCAGAGTTTTCCCCAGGGGCATTTCGGGTTGGGTGGAGGATCGCGGCTTCCGGCTTACGCTTCGCAATCGCACACAGTGGTGCAGTTGTTTGCTGCCGGGTGGCAACGAGCGCTGTCACCTCAGTTGCTCAACTCTGCCCGGGTCGGTTACTCGCGTTACTACGAGACAACATTTCCTGGAGACGAGAGCTTCGACGCAACAACGATCGGCCTGAACACTGGGGTTAGCTCGACCCGCGATTTCGGCTTGCCGGAAATCGATATTGCGCCCGGCGAATACGAAAATATTGGCGCTCCGCTCTCGCTGCCGCGAGGTCGCGCCAGCAACGTCTACGACTTCTCAGATGGTATCTCCTGGAATCGCGGCACGCACCAATGGAAGTTCGGCGGCGACTTCACATTGCTCCAGGAGAATGCGTTCACCGACACCGGCATGCGCGGACGCCTGGTGTTCGATGGCTCGCAACTCGGAGACCAACTCACGAGCGACTTCGCCATTGCCAGTCTGGTTGACCTGCTTGCTGGCCTCCCTGCTCCCGGCGTAACTACCATCGCGCGTGGCGACTCGCAGCGCTATGTGCGCGAGCATCGGTGGGCCGCATACATCGAAGACGGCTGGCAGCTTCGGCCGGCACTGAAGGTCACTCTTGGACTTCACTACGATCAGTTCTCGGTGCCCAGGGAGAAGCAGGGCAGGCTGAGTAATTTCGTTCCCGGCTCAGGGTTGCTGTTGGTCGGCTCTCCTGGACTTGCGCACGAATATCAGCCGAACTACGGCGACTTCGCGCCCCGAGCCGCGTTTTCGCTCGGATTAGGCGGCTCTCGCACCCTGAGCGGCGGTTGGGGAATGTATTTCAACCCTCATTCGTTTGACGAATTGATGGACAACAGCGGTAACTCAAATTCTATTCTTGCCGGGCCGATATTCAATCCTATCGGTTCCAGTGCAATCTTCACGATTACGCCGCCGGCGCCCGTGCCGTTTGGCAGTGGTATTCAGATATTTGGGCCGGCAACTCCACAGCCGCCATTCGATGTTTTCGCTGTGAGCACCCATCTTCCCGATCCCCGCTACCAGGATTTTAATCTCGCGTTGGAACAGCGACTTGGAGCGCAATCTTTCCGCATCGCATATTACGGCACGCGGGGGACGAATTTGCCCGTGGTCATCGACATCAATCAGTCAACCCCCGGCAGTTCCGATCCGGTCAGTGAACAGTCTCGCCGGCCGTTTGCGGCTTCGTTTTCCGAGTTTCGGGTGATCAACACGCTTTCGGACATCGCGCAGTCGAACTACAACAGTCTGCAAGTCTCCGCCCAGCGCTCGGCAGCCAACGTAACATTTCGTGCCAGCTATACGTTCTCCAAATCGCTGGATGATGCGTCCGGTGCTGGCGGATTCCACGGCGGGCCGCCACAGGACAGCCGCAACCTGCGCATGGACTATGGACGCTCGGATTTCGACATTCGCCATCGCTTTACGGTTTCTTATGCCTGGCGCGTACCGTCGCCGACAGGTGTTCCCGGCTGGCTGCACGCTCTCACGTCCAACTGGCAACTGAACGGCATTACGACGCTGCAGACCGGCGGTCCGATCAACATCACTCTGCCTTTCGATAATTCCGGGACCGGCGAATTTCGCGACCGCCCGAATCTGGTCGGCAATCCTCACGTGCCGTTCGATCCCCTGGGGCCCTATCTGAATCCGGCAGCCTTCGCGCAGCCGGTGCCTGGAACTTACGGCAATCTGGGGCGAAACGCTTTCAGCGGACCGGGGCTGAACGACTTCGATATGTCGTTCGTCAAGTCCCAGCAACTGCATGGTGACTGGTGGTTGCGGCTGCGAGCCGAATTTTTCAACATATGGAACCACCCGAACTTTGCCAACCCGTCGACGACTTACGGTTCGGGATTCCGTTTGACCAGCACGCCGGACTCGTTCAACCCATATTTCGGCAACGGCAGCCCTCGGAACATTCAACTGGTTGCGGAGTTCGAGTTCTGA
- a CDS encoding M1 family aminopeptidase, whose protein sequence is MLLSMIRYLLVFLLFASAALAQVPEGIPRQLARERAANVSDVHYKLSLSLAPHATDVPGSVEITFTLKQPGETLLDYRDGVVKNVVINGQRRDSKVDNGHIVLPTVSVHAGQNTVEIEFTSHAGPAGKPIIQYEDKDDGSEYVYTLFVPMDASMAFPCFDQPDIKGRFQLNISVAPQWTVISNTAVQSVDRARGVAPVPAVGPPLTAFHFGETLPLPTYLVAFAAGPFRKIEHAGEPTVYFRKSELARAQQEVPELQEITAKGIKFLSDYFAQPFPFPKYDLVLIPGMAYGGMEHAGATFLREESVLFRTATTHSDILGRDILTLHELTHQWFGDLVTMRWFDDLWLKEGFAQFMAYRALSSLRPEDTVWKRFYETIKPGAYGIDQTLGTTPIYQDIGNLNVAKSAYGAIVYSKAPGVLKQLWYVLGDEHFRDGLRAYLKEHAYSNAEWSDLVHAFEQASGRLLGNWADTWIRKRGMPEVDVAWSCRDGRVQSLTVTQHDVLNEGVVWPIAIEAGLHYPDGSEWTTGLEIEKAAAKIERPFADGQRPCPAWVFANENDYAYGRFLLDEKSKEYVMAHLGQMSDPFERALLWGSLWESVQVADLDPRRYIELATRLLPKEKDEMILAQTVGRTAGALHRYVSEADRHLLTPPLDQIAATHMQQEADRNLRIVWFRGFRALTESAESRERLKALLNGSALIPGITLRPLDRWNMVTTLVALDDPDADKILALEKQLDHTTDGQKYAYMAGAARPDAATKKRYFDDYLDNPERPEDWVQTSLGAFNYWNQSAVTQPYLEPALQALPQVKRDRKIFFLVAWLDAFIGGQQSANSDEIVHHYLDTAQIEPDTRLKILQAVDELDRTVKIRKKYAGAH, encoded by the coding sequence ATGCTTCTGTCGATGATTCGCTACCTGCTGGTATTCCTCCTCTTCGCTTCCGCCGCCCTCGCGCAAGTCCCCGAGGGCATTCCGCGTCAGCTCGCCCGCGAGCGCGCTGCCAACGTCAGCGACGTGCATTACAAGCTCTCTTTATCTCTCGCGCCACACGCCACCGACGTTCCGGGATCTGTCGAGATTACGTTCACGCTGAAGCAGCCGGGCGAAACGCTACTCGATTATCGCGACGGTGTAGTGAAGAACGTTGTGATTAATGGTCAGAGGCGCGACTCGAAGGTTGATAACGGGCATATTGTTCTTCCCACCGTGTCAGTGCATGCGGGCCAGAACACTGTAGAAATCGAGTTTACGTCGCACGCGGGACCGGCGGGCAAGCCGATCATCCAGTACGAAGACAAAGACGACGGCTCCGAGTACGTGTACACGCTGTTCGTACCGATGGACGCGAGCATGGCCTTTCCATGTTTTGACCAGCCAGACATCAAGGGAAGGTTCCAGCTCAATATTTCTGTGGCGCCCCAGTGGACTGTGATATCGAACACCGCTGTCCAGAGCGTAGATAGAGCGAGGGGCGTAGCGCCCGTTCCTGCTGTCGGTCCTCCACTGACAGCGTTTCACTTCGGCGAAACGCTGCCGCTGCCAACCTATCTTGTCGCCTTTGCCGCCGGGCCGTTTCGGAAGATCGAGCACGCGGGCGAACCAACGGTTTATTTCCGGAAATCCGAGTTGGCGCGAGCCCAGCAGGAAGTCCCCGAGTTGCAGGAGATCACGGCAAAGGGGATCAAGTTTCTCTCCGACTATTTCGCGCAGCCGTTTCCATTTCCAAAGTACGACCTCGTGCTCATCCCTGGCATGGCATACGGCGGAATGGAGCACGCGGGAGCAACGTTTTTGCGCGAGGAGTCGGTGTTGTTCCGCACCGCGACGACACATTCCGACATCTTGGGCCGGGACATTTTGACGCTGCATGAGCTGACGCACCAGTGGTTTGGCGACCTGGTGACAATGCGCTGGTTCGACGACCTGTGGCTGAAAGAAGGGTTTGCGCAATTCATGGCGTATCGCGCATTGTCGTCCCTGCGGCCGGAGGACACCGTCTGGAAGCGTTTCTACGAGACGATCAAGCCGGGAGCATACGGCATCGATCAGACGCTCGGGACGACGCCGATCTACCAGGATATCGGCAACCTGAATGTCGCGAAGTCCGCCTATGGAGCGATTGTCTATTCGAAGGCTCCCGGCGTTCTGAAACAGCTCTGGTACGTGCTCGGCGACGAGCACTTCCGGGATGGTTTGCGGGCGTATCTGAAAGAACACGCTTATTCCAATGCCGAGTGGAGCGACCTGGTCCACGCTTTCGAGCAGGCTTCCGGCCGATTGCTGGGGAACTGGGCCGATACATGGATCCGAAAGCGCGGCATGCCTGAAGTCGATGTTGCCTGGTCTTGCAGAGACGGCAGGGTGCAAAGCCTCACGGTAACGCAGCACGATGTCCTGAACGAGGGAGTCGTGTGGCCGATTGCCATCGAAGCCGGGCTTCATTATCCAGACGGTTCTGAGTGGACCACGGGTCTGGAAATCGAGAAGGCGGCCGCGAAAATTGAGCGGCCCTTTGCGGACGGCCAGCGACCCTGTCCCGCGTGGGTATTCGCCAACGAAAATGATTACGCCTACGGGCGCTTCCTGCTCGACGAAAAGAGCAAGGAATATGTGATGGCGCACCTGGGACAGATGTCTGATCCCTTCGAGCGCGCGCTCTTGTGGGGATCGCTGTGGGAGTCGGTGCAGGTGGCAGACCTCGATCCGCGACGCTATATCGAGCTCGCCACCCGGCTGCTACCTAAGGAAAAAGATGAAATGATCCTGGCGCAGACTGTCGGGCGAACCGCCGGGGCGCTGCACCGGTACGTGTCGGAGGCAGACCGGCATCTCCTGACGCCTCCGCTGGACCAGATCGCCGCCACGCACATGCAGCAGGAAGCAGACCGCAACCTGCGTATCGTCTGGTTCCGCGGCTTCCGGGCTCTGACGGAAAGTGCGGAGTCGCGGGAGAGACTAAAGGCGTTGCTCAACGGATCAGCGCTCATCCCCGGTATTACCCTGCGGCCGCTGGATCGCTGGAACATGGTCACGACGCTGGTCGCGCTCGACGATCCCGATGCCGATAAGATCCTGGCGCTCGAGAAACAGCTTGATCACACAACCGACGGCCAGAAGTACGCCTACATGGCTGGAGCCGCGCGTCCCGACGCAGCGACGAAGAAGAGATATTTTGACGATTATTTAGACAACCCCGAACGTCCGGAAGACTGGGTGCAGACCTCGCTGGGGGCGTTCAATTATTGGAACCAGTCGGCCGTGACCCAGCCGTATCTCGAGCCGGCATTGCAGGCATTGCCGCAGGTGAAACGCGATCGAAAAATCTTCTTTCTCGTCGCGTGGCTGGATGCGTTCATCGGTGGGCAGCAGAGCGCGAATTCCGACGAGATTGTGCACCACTATCTCGACACGGCGCAGATCGAGCCCGACACTCGGCTAAAGATATTGCAGGCGGTGGACGAGTTGGACCGGACCGTGAAGATTCGGAAGAAGTATGCCGGTGCCCACTGA
- a CDS encoding LacI family DNA-binding transcriptional regulator yields the protein MKNGSRTKDGGSVNVPVSLKTIAQHLGLSKATISAVINDAPPARTIPQETKDRIFKAVEELNYHPNYMARSLRQKRSFTVGVLVPEVSEGYNASVIAGIEDQLAQSGYLYYVASHRNRPELIEKYPRLLVERAVEGFIFVNTPLPVGVHVPIVTVGGERKGPNICNILLDHEKGCRLAMEHLAALGHKDVALFKGHPRSADTDLRWKSICDAAADLGIPIRDELWIQLRGVAGLPEASTSEEGYVYAQRLLDRKQHFTALFAFNDMSAIGAASAFRDAGLKLPEDVSLIGFDDIPSASFQNPRLTTVRQPLHEMGVLAASTLLERIANPGTGPQQILVEPELVVRESTCAVKHTQPASRRARRAVVAG from the coding sequence ATGAAGAACGGTTCCAGAACAAAAGACGGCGGCTCGGTGAACGTCCCGGTAAGTTTAAAGACGATCGCCCAGCATCTTGGATTATCCAAGGCCACGATCTCCGCCGTTATCAACGACGCGCCCCCGGCCCGAACCATTCCGCAGGAAACCAAGGACCGGATATTCAAAGCCGTAGAAGAACTCAATTACCACCCAAACTACATGGCTCGCTCGTTGCGCCAGAAGCGCTCGTTCACCGTGGGTGTCCTGGTGCCGGAGGTCAGCGAAGGTTACAACGCATCCGTCATCGCGGGAATTGAAGATCAACTCGCGCAGTCCGGCTATCTTTACTACGTCGCAAGCCACCGCAACCGCCCTGAACTGATCGAGAAGTACCCGCGCCTGCTCGTGGAACGCGCAGTCGAAGGTTTCATTTTCGTCAACACTCCGCTGCCAGTTGGTGTCCACGTGCCGATCGTGACGGTTGGCGGCGAACGCAAAGGCCCGAATATCTGCAACATTCTGCTGGATCATGAGAAGGGGTGCCGCCTCGCGATGGAACATCTCGCGGCCCTCGGGCACAAAGACGTCGCGCTCTTCAAGGGACACCCGCGTAGCGCGGACACGGATTTGCGCTGGAAGTCCATCTGCGACGCCGCGGCAGATCTCGGTATCCCTATCCGTGACGAGTTGTGGATTCAACTCCGGGGAGTAGCGGGCCTTCCGGAAGCCTCAACCTCGGAAGAGGGCTACGTTTATGCGCAGCGTCTTCTCGACCGGAAGCAGCACTTCACTGCCCTGTTCGCCTTCAACGACATGTCGGCCATCGGTGCCGCAAGCGCATTTCGCGATGCCGGCCTCAAACTCCCGGAGGACGTCTCTCTGATCGGCTTCGACGACATTCCTTCCGCTTCATTCCAGAACCCGCGCCTCACAACGGTGCGCCAGCCCCTGCATGAAATGGGCGTACTTGCCGCGAGCACGCTGCTGGAACGAATCGCTAATCCTGGCACCGGTCCTCAGCAGATACTCGTGGAACCGGAACTCGTGGTTCGGGAATCTACCTGTGCAGTTAAGCATACACAACCCGCTTCCAGGCGAGCACGCCGGGCCGTCGTAGCCGGATAA
- a CDS encoding glycoside hydrolase family 16 protein, whose protein sequence is MRLQRFFRTQSPGFENGAAKDSRCVPFCGSVSLLLLIVIGSALFACAATPETAAAKDSQWKLTWSDEFSGPNNSLPDASKWSVEVGGHWSNNELQAYTNRPQNIHVQNGNLVITATKENYTGADGVSRSYTSARIKTEGKFSQKYGRFEARIKLPHGQGMWPAFWLLGNDVGTAGWPKCGEIDIMENVGSRMSVALGTIHGPGYSGDKGIGAKYTLPSQQDFSDDFHVFAVEWEPAAIRFYVDDHLYETRTPADLPAGEKWVFDHPFSIILNLAVGGNLPGSPDATTQFPQSMLVDYVRVYGHK, encoded by the coding sequence ATGCGACTGCAACGTTTTTTCCGGACTCAAAGTCCCGGTTTCGAAAACGGGGCCGCGAAAGACTCGCGGTGCGTTCCGTTTTGCGGTTCTGTCTCTTTGCTTCTCCTCATCGTCATTGGTTCAGCGCTTTTCGCATGTGCCGCAACACCGGAGACCGCGGCAGCGAAAGACAGCCAGTGGAAGCTGACCTGGAGCGACGAGTTTTCCGGACCGAACAATTCGCTTCCAGATGCATCGAAGTGGTCGGTTGAAGTCGGCGGCCACTGGTCCAACAACGAACTTCAGGCATACACCAACCGTCCCCAAAACATTCACGTACAAAATGGCAATCTCGTAATAACCGCAACCAAGGAAAATTACACGGGCGCGGATGGAGTCTCGCGCTCCTACACCTCGGCAAGAATTAAGACCGAAGGCAAGTTCTCCCAGAAGTACGGACGATTCGAGGCCCGCATCAAGTTGCCGCACGGCCAGGGAATGTGGCCGGCATTCTGGCTCCTGGGCAATGACGTTGGAACGGCCGGCTGGCCGAAGTGCGGCGAGATCGACATCATGGAAAACGTCGGCTCCCGCATGTCGGTTGCGCTCGGCACCATTCATGGCCCGGGTTATTCCGGAGACAAGGGGATCGGCGCCAAGTACACGCTTCCCAGCCAGCAGGATTTTTCCGACGACTTCCACGTGTTTGCGGTTGAGTGGGAGCCGGCGGCCATTCGTTTCTACGTGGATGATCATTTATATGAAACCCGCACTCCGGCTGATCTACCGGCTGGTGAGAAGTGGGTTTTCGATCATCCGTTCTCCATCATTCTTAACCTGGCGGTCGGGGGCAATTTACCCGGCTCTCCGGACGCAACCACTCAATTTCCGCAGTCGATGCTCGTCGACTATGTTCGGGTTTACGGGCACAAGTAA